A single genomic interval of Dromiciops gliroides isolate mDroGli1 chromosome 1, mDroGli1.pri, whole genome shotgun sequence harbors:
- the LOC122736167 gene encoding NADH dehydrogenase [ubiquinone] 1 subunit C1, mitochondrial-like: MALSLMLLPQLSQLLSGTRLPCHTFVRSAFYVQDNPNDKPNWLKVILTLGTTAGLWAFLLQQHEEDVLEYERRKGLE, from the coding sequence ATGGCGCTGTCCTTGATGCTGCTGCCACAGCTGTCTCAGCTCCTCTCCGGAACCCGGCTCCCATGCCACACTTTTGTTCGTTCAGCATTTTATGTTCAGGACAACCCAAATGACAAACCCAACTGGCTGAAAGTTATCCTAACCTTGGGCACTACTGCAGGCCTGTGGGCCTTCCTCCTCCAACAACATGAAGAAGATGTTTTAGagtatgaaagaagaaaagggctaGAGTAA